Proteins from a single region of Ornithinimicrobium humiphilum:
- a CDS encoding DUF2231 domain-containing protein produces MTSRPSPSGTSPLTGVTAAIESASALDGVVGIIRSVADRLVADDGRSAALRAAPLGHALHPVLTDVPLGAWVSATVLDWVGGADMRPASQRLLGIGNLAYLPTAVTGLAEFAGLDQKTQRVATVHAVANNVSLVLNTASWAARRSGRHDLGRVLTLGAMTIGGLGAYLGGHLAIGMKAGTRDHRIPEAHRAEAVVVPS; encoded by the coding sequence ATGACGTCGCGCCCCAGCCCTTCCGGTACCTCGCCCCTCACCGGCGTCACCGCTGCGATCGAGTCGGCCTCGGCCCTCGACGGTGTCGTCGGCATCATCCGCTCGGTGGCCGACCGCCTCGTCGCCGACGACGGCCGGTCGGCGGCCCTGCGCGCCGCCCCGCTCGGCCACGCGCTGCACCCCGTCCTCACCGACGTGCCGCTCGGCGCCTGGGTGAGCGCCACCGTCCTCGACTGGGTGGGCGGCGCCGACATGCGCCCGGCCAGCCAGCGGCTGCTGGGGATCGGCAACCTCGCCTACCTCCCGACCGCGGTGACCGGGCTGGCGGAGTTCGCCGGGCTCGACCAGAAGACGCAGCGGGTCGCCACCGTGCACGCCGTCGCCAACAACGTCTCGCTCGTCCTCAACACCGCCTCCTGGGCCGCGCGCCGGTCCGGGCGGCACGACCTCGGTCGCGTGCTGACGCTCGGCGCGATGACCATCGGCGGCCTGGGGGCCTACCTCGGTGGCCACCTGGCGATCGGCATGAAGGCCGGCACCCGCGACCACCGGATCCCGGAGGCCCACCGCGCCGAGGCGGTCGTCGTCCCGAGCTGA
- a CDS encoding SDR family oxidoreductase, translating into MAGDVVLVSGGARGIGAALVRAHRERGDTVVVADADPTEPGQRLLDVRDREGYRRLAEDVVAEHGRIDVFHNNAGIAVAGTQPEMTARHWDDLIDVDLRGVVHGIDAVYPILRRQRSGHVVVMGSLAGLLPVPAMVPYSSVKAAVVTLARALRVEARQHGVRVTVVCPAFVDTPLLDSFNPGMRPTLANRVGERLVRQLQGPPMDPDVLAARVLRLLPRNPETILAPAPLAQVAALGERLAPWAVRRVSALALRRYLAMPVEEDATG; encoded by the coding sequence ATGGCGGGCGACGTGGTGCTGGTGAGCGGAGGCGCGCGGGGCATCGGCGCCGCGCTGGTGCGGGCGCACCGCGAGCGCGGCGACACCGTGGTGGTCGCCGATGCCGATCCGACGGAGCCGGGGCAGCGGCTGCTGGACGTGCGCGACCGCGAGGGCTACCGCCGCCTGGCCGAGGACGTCGTCGCCGAGCACGGTCGGATCGACGTCTTCCACAACAACGCCGGCATCGCGGTCGCCGGGACGCAGCCGGAGATGACGGCCCGGCACTGGGACGACCTCATCGACGTCGACCTGCGCGGGGTGGTGCACGGGATCGACGCCGTCTACCCGATCCTGCGACGGCAGCGTTCGGGGCACGTCGTCGTCATGGGGTCGTTGGCCGGGCTGCTGCCGGTGCCGGCGATGGTGCCCTACTCCTCGGTCAAGGCCGCGGTCGTGACGCTGGCACGGGCGCTGCGCGTGGAGGCGAGGCAGCACGGCGTGCGGGTGACCGTCGTGTGCCCGGCGTTCGTGGACACCCCGCTCCTGGACTCCTTCAACCCGGGGATGCGGCCCACCCTCGCCAACCGGGTCGGCGAGCGCCTGGTGCGCCAGCTGCAGGGCCCACCGATGGACCCCGACGTGCTGGCCGCACGGGTGCTGCGGCTGCTGCCGCGCAACCCCGAGACGATCCTCGCGCCCGCACCGCTGGCACAGGTGGCCGCGCTCGGCGAGCGTCTGGCGCCGTGGGCGGTCCGACGGGTGAGCGCGCTGGCGCTGCGCCGCTACCTGGCGATGCCGGTGGAGGAGGACGCCACGGGCTAG
- a CDS encoding SRPBCC family protein, producing MAVNRTEIAASPEDVFRVLANGWLFPVWVVGASRMRDVDASWPAVGARIHHSVGAWPALINDYTELLEWDPPRRAVMRARLWPIGEARVELDVEPTDGGSRVTMVEIPTSGPFALAPRPLVDPSVKVRNVETLKRLRYLSEGHAS from the coding sequence ATGGCAGTCAACCGCACCGAGATCGCGGCGTCCCCCGAGGACGTCTTCCGTGTCCTGGCCAACGGCTGGCTGTTCCCCGTGTGGGTGGTGGGCGCCTCCCGGATGCGCGACGTCGACGCGTCCTGGCCGGCGGTGGGGGCCCGCATCCACCACTCGGTCGGCGCCTGGCCGGCGCTGATCAACGACTACACCGAGCTGCTCGAGTGGGACCCGCCCCGGCGGGCCGTCATGCGTGCGCGGCTCTGGCCGATCGGCGAGGCCCGGGTGGAGCTCGACGTCGAGCCGACGGACGGCGGCAGCCGCGTGACGATGGTCGAGATCCCGACGAGCGGCCCCTTCGCGCTGGCGCCGCGCCCGCTCGTCGACCCCTCCGTCAAGGTGCGCAACGTCGAGACGCTGAAGCGGCTGCGCTACCTCTCGGAGGGCCACGCCAGCTAG
- a CDS encoding phytoene desaturase family protein — MTERGAVVVGAGPNGLAAAVTLARAGVKVTVLERMDGLGGGARTAEVTLPGFRHDLCSAVHPMAYLSTFFTRFGLRERVDFVDPEIPYAHGVAPGRVAVAHRDLDRTAAGLGSDADAFRSLLRPFVDQPELVARLVADTPLKPPIAPLGLLRIGLSVLEQGSPLWDRRWRTEEAPALLTGAMAHPIQPMPGLGWAAAGMMLAASAHIGGWPIPVGGSQAMADAMVDDARAHGAEFVTGTEVTGLDDLGDAAVILDVSPRALADIAGDRLPDRYVRALRRYRYGGAAAKVDLALSGPVPWTDPRLREAGTVHLGGTRAQMAEAEAAIARGEHPSTPYVLVSQPSVFDPTRAPAGSHVLWAYTHVPAYSTLDPTEAILQRLEQFAPGLRDLVLHSTARSASDLAAYNPNYVGGDIAVGDVGIRQLAGRPVLSTDPWRTPGRGIYLCSSATPPGPGVHGIPGWRAALSALRHEFGIDEEPDLSPRGTARP, encoded by the coding sequence GTGACCGAACGCGGTGCAGTCGTCGTCGGCGCCGGGCCCAACGGTCTGGCGGCGGCCGTCACGCTGGCCCGGGCCGGTGTGAAGGTCACGGTCCTGGAGCGCATGGACGGCCTCGGGGGAGGGGCGCGGACCGCCGAGGTCACGCTGCCCGGCTTCCGGCACGACCTGTGCTCGGCCGTGCACCCGATGGCCTACCTGTCGACCTTCTTCACCCGCTTCGGGCTGCGGGAGCGCGTGGACTTCGTCGACCCCGAGATCCCCTACGCCCACGGCGTGGCCCCGGGGCGCGTCGCGGTCGCCCACCGCGACCTCGACCGCACCGCCGCGGGCCTGGGCTCCGACGCCGACGCCTTCCGGTCCCTGCTGCGGCCCTTCGTCGACCAGCCCGAGCTCGTCGCGCGCCTCGTCGCCGACACCCCGTTGAAGCCGCCGATCGCACCCCTCGGGCTGCTGCGCATCGGCCTGTCCGTCCTCGAGCAGGGCTCGCCGCTGTGGGACCGACGCTGGCGCACCGAGGAGGCCCCGGCGCTGCTCACCGGCGCCATGGCCCACCCCATCCAGCCCATGCCCGGGCTCGGCTGGGCCGCCGCGGGCATGATGCTCGCCGCCTCGGCGCACATCGGCGGCTGGCCGATCCCGGTCGGTGGCAGCCAGGCGATGGCCGACGCGATGGTCGACGACGCGCGGGCCCACGGCGCCGAGTTCGTCACCGGCACCGAGGTGACCGGCCTGGACGACCTCGGCGACGCCGCGGTGATCCTCGACGTCAGCCCCCGGGCGCTGGCCGACATCGCCGGCGACCGGCTGCCCGACCGCTACGTGCGGGCGCTGCGGCGCTACCGCTACGGCGGCGCCGCGGCCAAGGTCGACCTCGCGCTCTCGGGCCCCGTCCCGTGGACCGACCCGCGGCTCCGGGAGGCCGGCACCGTCCACCTCGGGGGGACGCGTGCGCAGATGGCGGAGGCCGAGGCTGCCATCGCCCGTGGCGAGCACCCGAGCACCCCCTACGTGCTGGTCTCGCAGCCCTCGGTCTTCGATCCGACCCGGGCGCCGGCGGGCTCCCACGTCCTGTGGGCCTACACGCACGTCCCGGCCTACTCGACGCTCGACCCGACCGAGGCGATCCTGCAGCGCCTCGAGCAGTTCGCCCCCGGCCTCCGCGACCTCGTGCTGCACTCGACCGCCCGCTCGGCCAGCGACCTGGCGGCCTACAACCCCAACTACGTCGGCGGCGACATCGCCGTCGGCGACGTCGGCATCCGGCAGCTCGCCGGGCGCCCCGTGCTCTCGACCGATCCCTGGCGGACACCGGGGCGCGGCATCTACCTGTGCTCCTCGGCGACGCCCCCCGGGCCCGGCGTGCACGGCATACCCGGATGGCGCGCAGCGCTGTCGGCCCTGCGCCACGAGTTCGGGATCGACGAGGAGCCCGACCTGTCCCCGCGCGGCACCGCCCGCCCCTGA
- a CDS encoding TraR/DksA family transcriptional regulator — protein sequence MPDDPLAHVVAALEAERDALHARLAGLAEDMAGFFEASRDSNADDEHDPEGQTIAFERAQLSAVTEQTRRHLAEVEEALARVADGSYGRCEVCGRPIPPARLEVRPMARTCVEHAPGRR from the coding sequence ATGCCGGACGACCCGCTCGCCCACGTCGTCGCCGCGCTCGAGGCCGAGCGCGACGCCCTGCACGCCCGGCTCGCGGGCCTCGCGGAGGACATGGCGGGCTTCTTCGAGGCCTCGCGCGACTCCAACGCCGACGACGAGCACGACCCGGAGGGGCAGACGATCGCCTTCGAGCGTGCGCAGCTGTCGGCCGTCACCGAGCAGACCCGCCGGCACCTGGCCGAGGTCGAGGAGGCGCTGGCGCGGGTCGCGGACGGCAGCTATGGGCGGTGCGAGGTGTGCGGGCGGCCGATCCCGCCGGCCCGTCTGGAGGTGCGGCCGATGGCGCGGACCTGCGTCGAGCACGCGCCGGGGCGGCGCTGA
- a CDS encoding aminoglycoside phosphotransferase family protein gives MRTWAAGAAGASVASSTAWAVPHRIGSGDDLVTISRAWPGSDKHGAVRVTVEGRDPHGRLRAGTVGPDGSVDLLPTGADPRLPALARLAPEAELVVHRAGRRAVLRHTGGYTKIVRPGRSEGVAEAARAGRRLALAAGLDAPDVVRHQPEDAAVTMTVLPGRPVSDLSAGADWQRIWATWATAWTRLQELDPARHAPGLAPHTSADEAEVVGRWAGRASAAGVLPDVWVRRAEHAQARLAAAGEAERLVPTHRDLHDKQLLWDGERLGVLDLDTACLADPVVDPANLAVHADLRRAQGEWSHAAARTVEVTAQLVARVAGVDGERWQAARLATVARLACVYAFRPTWRELVLDWASDRWVALGGGHATA, from the coding sequence GTGAGGACGTGGGCGGCCGGAGCTGCCGGGGCGTCGGTCGCGAGCAGCACGGCCTGGGCGGTCCCGCACCGCATCGGCAGCGGCGACGACCTCGTGACCATCTCGCGCGCCTGGCCCGGCTCGGACAAGCACGGCGCGGTCCGGGTGACGGTCGAGGGCCGCGACCCGCACGGCCGGCTGCGCGCCGGCACGGTCGGGCCCGACGGCTCCGTCGACCTGCTGCCGACCGGCGCCGACCCCAGGCTGCCCGCGCTCGCGCGCCTCGCCCCCGAGGCCGAGCTCGTCGTGCACCGCGCGGGTCGTCGCGCCGTGCTCCGGCACACCGGCGGCTACACCAAGATCGTCCGCCCGGGCCGCTCCGAGGGCGTGGCCGAGGCCGCGCGCGCGGGTCGCCGGCTGGCGCTCGCCGCCGGGCTGGACGCGCCGGACGTGGTCCGGCACCAGCCCGAGGACGCCGCGGTGACGATGACCGTGCTGCCCGGCCGGCCCGTCTCCGACCTCTCGGCCGGGGCCGACTGGCAGCGCATCTGGGCCACCTGGGCCACCGCGTGGACCCGGCTGCAGGAGCTCGACCCGGCGCGCCACGCGCCCGGGCTGGCACCGCACACCAGTGCCGACGAGGCGGAGGTCGTGGGCCGCTGGGCCGGGCGCGCCTCCGCCGCGGGCGTGCTGCCGGACGTCTGGGTGCGGCGTGCCGAGCACGCGCAGGCACGGCTCGCGGCCGCGGGCGAGGCCGAGCGGCTTGTCCCCACGCATCGCGACCTTCATGACAAGCAGCTGCTCTGGGACGGCGAGCGCCTCGGGGTGCTCGACCTCGACACCGCGTGCCTCGCCGACCCCGTCGTCGACCCGGCCAACCTCGCCGTCCACGCCGACCTGCGCCGGGCGCAGGGGGAGTGGTCGCACGCCGCCGCCCGCACCGTCGAGGTCACCGCGCAGCTCGTCGCCCGGGTGGCGGGCGTCGACGGGGAGCGCTGGCAGGCCGCCCGCCTCGCGACCGTGGCCCGGCTGGCGTGCGTCTACGCCTTCCGCCCGACCTGGCGCGAGCTCGTGCTCGACTGGGCGTCCGACCGCTGGGTCGCGCTCGGCGGCGGGCACGCGACGGCCTGA
- a CDS encoding phosphotransferase, translating to MSLADRGLSLVLDPRRLSELVGREATATRIRPKLGVSTVASLVDEDGMPWGWVRTLTGETVAKAGKARQRAEELGLAEEFGEATLGGGETLVQWGTLASDPRLVKALSRLDLSQVQVLRHNPLRRLVGRLPGRDLVVRVTAHHHRDWLTSVVTDLADRGVAVVLPAGPLAADLPQGRGVTWWPWVEGSDGATVDPDRPGADVALHAIGRTVGRLHSVDGTTVAHLPTRGWKELRAAATSSVELLEAVSPGTAAGARRVLNLLPEHAPVPSAPAGMPWTVVCHGDMSLDQVLLHPHVGPLLTDFDRAVAAPAVIDHATFAAVDLIESRDSLGPAGEGYATVTGARPTAPGPWVAAVLLARVVEPWRAQTTGWAGETVRRALLAGNALEVEDVWARPIRELAVTP from the coding sequence GTGAGCCTCGCCGACCGCGGGCTCTCGCTCGTCCTCGACCCGCGCCGCCTGAGCGAGCTCGTGGGCCGCGAGGCCACGGCCACCCGGATCCGTCCCAAGCTCGGCGTCTCCACCGTCGCCTCCCTCGTGGACGAGGACGGTATGCCGTGGGGCTGGGTCCGCACGCTCACCGGCGAGACCGTCGCGAAGGCGGGCAAGGCCCGTCAGCGGGCCGAGGAGCTGGGGCTGGCCGAGGAGTTCGGCGAGGCCACGCTCGGCGGCGGCGAGACGCTCGTGCAGTGGGGCACGCTGGCCAGCGACCCCCGCCTGGTCAAGGCGCTGTCCCGGCTCGACCTGTCGCAGGTGCAGGTGCTGCGCCACAACCCGCTGCGCCGCCTGGTCGGCCGGCTGCCCGGGCGCGACCTCGTCGTCCGCGTCACCGCGCACCACCACCGCGACTGGCTGACCTCCGTCGTCACCGACCTGGCCGACCGGGGGGTGGCCGTCGTGCTGCCCGCCGGGCCGCTGGCGGCCGACCTGCCGCAGGGCCGGGGCGTGACCTGGTGGCCCTGGGTCGAGGGCTCCGACGGTGCCACGGTGGACCCCGACCGCCCCGGTGCCGACGTGGCCCTGCACGCCATCGGTCGCACCGTGGGTCGGCTGCACTCCGTGGACGGCACCACCGTCGCGCACCTGCCGACCCGGGGCTGGAAGGAGCTGCGCGCCGCCGCGACGTCGTCGGTGGAGCTGCTCGAGGCCGTCTCGCCGGGGACCGCGGCGGGCGCCCGGCGGGTGCTCAACCTGCTGCCCGAGCACGCCCCCGTGCCCTCGGCCCCGGCCGGCATGCCGTGGACGGTGGTCTGCCACGGCGACATGTCGCTCGACCAGGTGCTGCTGCACCCGCACGTCGGCCCGCTCCTGACCGACTTCGACCGTGCGGTCGCCGCCCCGGCGGTGATCGACCACGCGACCTTCGCCGCCGTCGACCTCATCGAGAGCCGCGACTCGCTCGGCCCCGCGGGGGAGGGCTACGCGACGGTCACCGGCGCCCGCCCGACGGCCCCAGGACCGTGGGTCGCCGCCGTGCTGCTCGCCCGGGTCGTCGAGCCCTGGCGCGCCCAGACCACCGGCTGGGCGGGCGAGACCGTGCGCCGGGCGCTGCTCGCCGGCAACGCCCTGGAGGTCGAGGACGTGTGGGCGCGGCCGATCCGCGAGCTGGCGGTCACGCCGTGA
- a CDS encoding ABC transporter ATP-binding protein has product MASSDRLRASALRRTLGLVRPHLRGQRLLLAGGAGLLLLEVVWRVLEPWPTKLVVDAVSRSLGADLQDSGPPASLQLLLACALATITIIGFRAICNFGATVLFANGGSRVATQLRARLFAHVQTLSRTQHGASRSGDVVQRLVSDIGRLQEVAITAGMPLLVNVVTLLAMIGVLAWIDPVMAVVAAIAVVVFLLFSRTSTGKITAASRKTRRSEGDLASIAQETLAGMTLVQAYGMERERSRQFGGSNLKSLKDGVKARRLAAGLERRTDVLVGVSTAAVLFLGGWRVLDGAMTPGDLVIVLTYLKTAMKPLRDLAKYTGRIARATASGERVADLLDIEPEIVSPADPVAKWPVHGHVSLSGVRLAYEPGVPVLRGLDLTIRPGEHVAVVGPSGSGKSTVGALLLRLLDPDEGVVAVDGVDVRRVDLGWLRSQVALVQQEAVLFTGTIEENIRHGRPDACDEEVEEAARLARVTQFTDLLPDGLRTVVSERGGSLSGGQRQRVSLARAFLRAAPVLVLDEPTTGLDPDNVLLVTDAIRDLARGRTTVVITHDVETARQAERVIVVEHGCVTWQGPAAEAPLERVLDEDGQPAGDVRQDAGRDARQDATEPLRSAS; this is encoded by the coding sequence TTGGCATCCTCCGACCGTCTCCGCGCCTCCGCCCTGCGGCGCACCCTGGGACTCGTGCGCCCCCACCTGCGCGGGCAGCGGCTGCTGCTCGCCGGCGGGGCCGGGCTGCTCCTGCTCGAGGTGGTCTGGCGCGTGCTGGAGCCGTGGCCGACCAAGCTGGTCGTCGACGCCGTGAGCCGCAGCCTGGGCGCCGACCTGCAGGACTCGGGGCCGCCCGCCTCGCTGCAGCTGCTGCTGGCGTGCGCGCTGGCGACGATCACGATCATCGGCTTCCGGGCCATCTGCAACTTCGGCGCCACGGTGCTCTTCGCCAACGGCGGCTCGCGCGTCGCGACCCAGCTGCGCGCCCGGCTCTTCGCCCACGTCCAGACCCTCTCCCGCACCCAGCACGGCGCCTCCCGCTCGGGCGACGTCGTGCAGCGGCTCGTCTCCGACATCGGCCGCCTCCAGGAGGTGGCGATCACCGCCGGTATGCCGTTGCTCGTCAACGTCGTCACGCTGCTGGCGATGATCGGCGTGCTGGCCTGGATCGACCCGGTCATGGCGGTCGTGGCCGCGATCGCGGTGGTCGTCTTCCTGCTCTTCTCGCGCACCTCGACGGGCAAGATCACGGCGGCCTCGCGCAAGACCCGCCGCAGCGAGGGCGACCTGGCGAGCATCGCCCAGGAGACCCTGGCGGGGATGACGCTCGTGCAGGCCTACGGCATGGAGCGCGAGCGCTCGCGCCAGTTCGGCGGCTCCAACCTCAAGTCGCTCAAGGACGGGGTCAAGGCCCGCCGCCTCGCCGCCGGCCTCGAGCGTCGCACCGACGTGCTCGTCGGCGTCTCCACCGCGGCCGTCCTCTTCCTCGGCGGCTGGCGGGTGCTCGACGGGGCGATGACCCCCGGCGACCTCGTCATCGTGCTGACCTACCTCAAGACCGCGATGAAGCCGCTGCGCGACCTCGCCAAGTACACCGGCCGCATCGCCCGCGCCACCGCCTCCGGCGAGCGCGTCGCCGACCTGCTCGACATCGAGCCCGAGATCGTCTCCCCGGCCGACCCGGTCGCGAAGTGGCCCGTCCACGGCCACGTCTCGCTCTCCGGCGTCCGGCTCGCCTACGAGCCCGGCGTGCCGGTGCTGCGCGGCCTCGACCTGACGATCCGCCCCGGCGAGCACGTCGCCGTCGTCGGGCCCTCCGGCTCGGGCAAGTCCACCGTCGGGGCGCTGCTGCTGCGCCTGCTCGACCCCGACGAGGGCGTGGTCGCGGTCGACGGCGTCGACGTGCGTCGCGTCGACCTCGGCTGGCTGCGCTCGCAGGTCGCGCTGGTGCAGCAGGAGGCCGTGCTCTTCACCGGCACGATCGAGGAGAACATCCGTCACGGCCGCCCCGACGCGTGCGACGAGGAGGTCGAGGAGGCCGCCCGGCTCGCCCGCGTCACGCAGTTCACCGACCTGCTGCCCGACGGCCTGCGGACGGTGGTCAGCGAGCGCGGCGGCAGCCTCTCCGGCGGGCAGCGCCAGCGGGTCTCGCTGGCCAGGGCCTTCCTGCGCGCCGCCCCGGTCCTCGTCCTCGACGAGCCCACGACCGGTCTCGACCCCGACAACGTCCTGCTGGTCACCGACGCCATCCGCGACCTCGCCCGCGGCCGTACCACCGTCGTGATCACCCACGACGTCGAGACCGCGCGACAGGCCGAGCGGGTGATCGTCGTCGAGCACGGCTGCGTCACCTGGCAGGGTCCCGCCGCCGAGGCCCCGCTCGAGCGGGTGCTCGACGAGGACGGGCAGCCGGCCGGGGACGTGCGCCAGGACGCCGGCCGTGACGCTCGTCAGGACGCCACCGAGCCGCTGCGGAGCGCGTCGTGA
- a CDS encoding glycosyltransferase family 4 protein → MTTRVAYVCADPGIPVFGTKGASVHIQELVRAWRARGAEVEVYAVRRGDDVPADLADLPVHVVPVAKGSDPAAREVAQQEAAAQLAAMVTAAAPDVVHERYSLFSPILRQVRRTHPCTTVLEVNAPLVDEQRTHRVLVDEGGAEKALAAQLTAADVVACVSEPVAAWVRDRAAVLAPDAAPTVLVTPNGVNTDRIRAVTPDLSGDPVVVFVGTLKPWHGVADLVRAAALAQVPWRLRLVGDGPVRARLEELAAEHGVELEMVGAVPPEQVPAALEGALVAVAPYPASADHYFSPLKVYEYGAAALPVVASRIGEIPEVVADGVTGLLVPPSDPAALAAAIDRLAADPAAARRMGAAARERMTERHSWSHVLAATLAPIGVLDRPDPAGLAGRPELTAVP, encoded by the coding sequence ATGACCACCCGCGTCGCCTACGTCTGCGCCGACCCCGGCATCCCCGTCTTCGGCACCAAGGGCGCCAGCGTCCACATCCAGGAGCTCGTCCGCGCCTGGCGCGCCCGCGGCGCCGAGGTCGAGGTGTATGCCGTGCGCCGCGGCGACGACGTCCCCGCCGACCTGGCCGACCTGCCCGTGCACGTGGTGCCGGTCGCCAAGGGCTCCGACCCCGCCGCCCGCGAGGTCGCCCAGCAGGAGGCCGCCGCGCAGCTGGCCGCGATGGTGACTGCCGCCGCCCCCGACGTCGTCCACGAGCGCTACTCGCTCTTCTCCCCCATCCTCCGGCAGGTGCGTCGCACGCACCCCTGCACCACCGTGCTGGAGGTCAACGCCCCCCTCGTCGACGAGCAGCGCACCCACCGTGTGCTCGTCGACGAGGGGGGCGCGGAGAAGGCCCTGGCCGCGCAGCTGACGGCCGCCGACGTCGTGGCCTGCGTCTCCGAGCCGGTCGCCGCCTGGGTGCGCGACCGGGCCGCCGTGCTCGCGCCCGACGCCGCCCCGACGGTCCTCGTCACCCCCAACGGCGTCAACACCGACCGCATCCGCGCGGTCACCCCCGACCTCTCCGGCGACCCGGTCGTCGTCTTCGTCGGCACCCTCAAGCCCTGGCACGGTGTCGCGGACCTCGTCCGCGCCGCCGCCCTGGCGCAGGTCCCGTGGCGGCTGCGCCTGGTCGGCGACGGTCCGGTGCGCGCCCGCCTCGAGGAGCTCGCCGCCGAGCACGGCGTCGAGCTCGAGATGGTCGGCGCGGTGCCACCGGAGCAGGTCCCGGCCGCGCTCGAGGGCGCCCTCGTCGCCGTCGCCCCCTACCCCGCCTCGGCCGACCACTACTTCTCGCCGCTGAAGGTCTACGAGTACGGCGCCGCCGCGCTGCCGGTCGTCGCCTCCCGCATCGGCGAGATCCCCGAGGTCGTCGCGGACGGCGTCACCGGCCTGCTGGTGCCCCCGTCCGACCCCGCCGCGCTCGCCGCCGCCATCGACCGGCTCGCCGCCGACCCCGCCGCCGCCCGGCGGATGGGTGCCGCGGCCCGGGAGCGGATGACCGAGCGCCACTCCTGGTCGCACGTCCTCGCGGCCACCCTCGCGCCGATCGGTGTCCTCGACCGGCCCGACCCCGCAGGGCTCGCGGGTCGTCCCGAGCTCACCGCCGTGCCGTAG